A single Streptomyces sp. Edi2 DNA region contains:
- a CDS encoding recombinase family protein, with the protein MDYLRVSTEEQAKGYGIAYSGKKTAGYISQKGWEHVGTFVDEGVSGALESHQRPDLRRLMERAWTVPRPFDIVVVNEGRAIGRTGRAFWRWVWELQEIGIFVAVVKRDYDNSTPEGESKMRKDADYAEDEREIIRERTQGGIQEKAESGGYIGGKVPYGYCVGAGRLVLDECRKGRDCAAKHEACALRRGRTLYVALRDWSQAALAVNTEGYRRRDGGLWGGQSLRQQVLNPIVLEARQVFRGSGGVRRDHEGRPVNGERVVIPLPPVFTPAEVEELRAASGRPVRTLQKARVYTLSGRIVSPCGKRYIGGGTILRTKAYRCQGRSRAYAGAPTCSCPYLAADPVEERTWRRVRTLLGDADRLKGIAGCQSEPSAAQCDGSRERRGELDRQIRIHRQALAIALGVAAKEVAALDLGLEESERAVVRQIAPLQAELGVLLDARRELKARLAESDAARERSAQLVELAAMTRRMWSGLPLKRQKELMAALDVEVTFLEPPQQGRKGQLCALTAWFTDRRLLVPLLTDEGWATIEPMITHRPRGVSPRLVMTGILYKARTGKSWSALPDLFGCPSTLQTYAARWRESGFWENAMRSLAAAEGTPVPASPEMKTRIGCSIEPRKLLSSAQWGSINTSLPDHGTGRAFRFRIELEPCSQ; encoded by the coding sequence GTGGACTACCTGCGTGTGTCGACGGAGGAGCAGGCCAAGGGGTACGGCATTGCGTACTCGGGGAAGAAGACGGCCGGGTACATCAGTCAGAAGGGCTGGGAACACGTCGGCACTTTTGTCGACGAGGGAGTCTCCGGGGCTTTGGAGTCCCACCAGCGCCCGGATCTGCGGCGGCTGATGGAGCGGGCGTGGACGGTCCCGCGGCCCTTCGACATCGTCGTCGTGAACGAGGGCCGGGCCATCGGCCGTACCGGGCGCGCCTTTTGGAGATGGGTCTGGGAACTCCAGGAAATCGGCATCTTCGTCGCCGTGGTCAAACGGGACTACGACAACAGCACTCCCGAGGGGGAGAGCAAGATGCGCAAGGACGCCGATTACGCCGAGGACGAGCGGGAGATCATCCGCGAGCGGACCCAGGGCGGAATCCAGGAGAAGGCCGAGAGCGGCGGTTACATTGGCGGCAAGGTCCCTTACGGCTACTGCGTCGGGGCGGGTCGCCTCGTCCTGGATGAGTGCCGTAAGGGCAGGGACTGCGCGGCCAAGCACGAGGCGTGCGCGTTGCGGCGGGGCCGGACGCTGTATGTCGCCTTGCGGGACTGGAGCCAGGCGGCGCTCGCGGTGAATACGGAGGGCTACAGGAGGCGGGACGGCGGGCTGTGGGGCGGTCAGAGTCTGCGCCAGCAGGTGCTTAACCCCATCGTCCTGGAGGCACGGCAGGTGTTCCGCGGCTCTGGGGGAGTACGGCGAGACCACGAGGGACGGCCGGTGAACGGCGAGCGGGTGGTCATCCCGCTACCGCCGGTCTTCACCCCGGCCGAGGTCGAGGAACTCCGGGCGGCCAGCGGGCGCCCGGTTCGCACATTGCAGAAGGCCCGTGTCTACACCCTCAGTGGCCGGATCGTCAGCCCCTGCGGTAAGCGCTACATCGGCGGGGGAACGATCCTGAGGACGAAGGCATACCGGTGCCAGGGTCGGAGTAGGGCATACGCCGGCGCACCCACGTGCTCCTGCCCCTATCTGGCTGCTGATCCGGTCGAGGAGCGGACCTGGCGAAGAGTGAGGACGCTTCTCGGCGACGCCGACCGTCTCAAGGGAATCGCTGGCTGCCAGAGCGAGCCATCAGCCGCCCAGTGTGACGGCTCGAGGGAGCGCAGGGGCGAACTCGACCGGCAGATCAGGATCCACAGGCAGGCCCTCGCCATCGCCCTCGGTGTGGCCGCGAAGGAAGTCGCCGCGCTCGATCTGGGTCTGGAGGAATCGGAGAGGGCGGTGGTGCGCCAGATCGCGCCGCTGCAGGCTGAACTCGGCGTACTACTCGATGCCCGGAGGGAGCTGAAAGCCCGGCTGGCGGAATCGGATGCGGCACGAGAGCGGTCCGCTCAATTGGTCGAGCTTGCGGCCATGACCCGACGGATGTGGAGCGGCCTTCCGCTGAAGCGGCAGAAGGAGCTCATGGCCGCACTGGACGTTGAGGTGACGTTCCTTGAACCGCCTCAGCAGGGGCGCAAGGGGCAGCTGTGCGCGCTGACTGCGTGGTTCACCGACAGGAGACTGCTGGTCCCGCTGCTGACCGATGAGGGCTGGGCGACGATCGAGCCGATGATCACCCACCGGCCGCGGGGAGTTAGTCCCCGGCTGGTAATGACCGGAATCCTCTACAAGGCCCGCACCGGCAAATCCTGGAGCGCTCTCCCCGACCTGTTCGGCTGTCCCTCGACGTTGCAAACCTATGCGGCCCGCTGGCGCGAGTCCGGCTTCTGGGAGAACGCCATGCGATCCCTCGCCGCTGCCGAGGGCACACCAGTGCCTGCATCACCTGAGATGAAAACCCGGATCGGGTGCTCCATCGAGCCACGGAAGCTGCTGAGCAGCGCGCAGTGGGGGAGCATCAACACCTCACTGCCGGACCATGGTACGGGGAGGGCGTTCAGGTTCCGGATAGAGCTGGAGCCCTGTTCC